One Deltaproteobacteria bacterium genomic window, CCTCGGAGGACTCGGGATGCATGCTCTCCAGTCGTTTGAGCTGCTTCGTGGCCTCTTCCATGACCTTTTTGGGCAGTCCGGCCTTCTTCAGAGCCTTGTGCAGCCCCTCGAACTCCTCCCCGCCCTCGTCCTGGTCGCCAAGTTCCTTCCGGATGGCCTTCATCTGTTCTCGGAGAAAAAATTCCCTCTGGGCCTTGTCCATGCCTTCACGGGCCATGCTCTGGATCTTGGCCTGCATGGAGGCCACTTCGACTTCCTTGGCCAGCTGCTCGTTGACCAGAGACAAACGCTCCAGCGGATCCTCGCACTCCAGAATCCGCTGGGCGTCCTGAGGCTTCATCCGCAAATTTGAGGCCACCAGATCGGCCAGACGCCCGTGCTCCTGGACACCGTTCAACACGGACATGATTTCGGTCGTGTCTATCCCTCGCAGGCTGAGAATCTTCTCGCTCTGCTCCCTGACCGCCCGCAAGAGAGCCTCCTGCTCCGGACCGGCCTCGCCGCCGGTCTCGCGCTCCTCAATGACTTCAATCTCGGCCTCGTCAAAGGGCTCGTCCTGGACGAAGTCCTTGACCCGGGCCCGGGTCAGCCCCTGGACCAGGACCTTCAGCCGGCCGTCGGGCATCTTGAGCATCCGCATGATCATGGCCACCGTACCCACCCGATAGAGGTCGTCGGGTCCGGGCTCGTCCACCTGTTCGTCTTTTTGAGTGCAAATGAGGATATAGCGGTTTCGGTTCAAGGCCGCGTCCACGGCCAAGACGCTCTTGTCCCGCCCCACAAACAAGGGCAGAATCATATAGTTGAAAACCACGATGTCCCTCACCGGAAGGACTGGGATTCGATTCGGGAGGTCCAGTTCCGGACGCCCTCCACCCTGGTCCTCGACCACGGGTTCCGGGCCTCGGTTGTCTTCCTCCTGTGGTGTCGGGGTCAGGATATTCTCGTCGCTCATAGTCGGTCTCCGTTGATGTATGTGAAAGGACCGGGTCGAACCTAGGGCATTCGTCCCTGTTCCCGATACGAATAATAGCCGGAATCGGACACAATGATATGATCCAAAATCCGGATGTCCAGCTTTGAAGCCGCATCTTGTATTTTTGCCGTCAAATCGTCGTCCTGCTTGGACGGCTGGAGATTTCCTCCGGGATGGTTGTGAACCAGAATGACGCCCCCGGCCTGGCGTTCCAAAACCAGGGCCAAAATTTCCCTGGGATAGACCGGGGCCTGATCCACGGTGCCTCGGCTGATGCGTACAAAATCCATGAACCGGTTTCTGTTGTCCACAAGGATCGTCCAGAACTCTTCCACGGCCGAATGGGCAAGCCTGGCCGCCGCAAAGCGGGCCA contains:
- the radC gene encoding DNA repair protein RadC — encoded protein: MDTTNHAAGHRQRLRDRFRKAPDLLADYEVLELLLGYAIPRRDTKPLAKNMLEHFGSVAGIMSARPADLERMDGVGSGVATFLSLLQECRCRELRGFVRDREVFSCPDEVARFAAARLAHSAVEEFWTILVDNRNRFMDFVRISRGTVDQAPVYPREILALVLERQAGGVILVHNHPGGNLQPSKQDDDLTAKIQDAASKLDIRILDHIIVSDSGYYSYREQGRMP